TTATATGGTTTATAAACGCAAAGTAGATCGTTATGAAACCATCGGGTCCATCATCGCAATCATTGGAATTGGCTTCATTTCTCTCCAAGGGTCTATGACAATTAATATCGGGGATGCATTATCGCTTGCCTGTGCAGTTGCCTTTGCTTTTGATATTTTTTACACAAATCATTTTGTAAAAAAGGAAGATGCAATATCACTGACCATCGTCCAGTTTATTACAGCTTCTATCATTGGTGTCATTGCCGTTTTTGTTCAAGGCGATATACCAACAATCTTTGAAAAAGAAGCGCTGTATTCCATTATCTACTTGGCAGTATTTTCAACAACCATTGCTTACGTTTGTCAAAATATTGCCTTCAAGTATACCACCGCAACAAAAGGAGCGATTATCCTTTCATTAGAATCATTTTTTGGTATGATATTGTCTGTCCTATTTTTACATGAGATGCTTACAGGCCGTATGATTACAGGTGCCATTTTCATTATGGCCGCTATTTTCATAACAGAATTAAAGCCAAAGCTGCACCGAAAACGTATCATAGAAAATACATAAAAATAGCGATAGAATAGCTTTCAAGCTAGACTATCGCTATTCGGTATATTTTCAAAAGGATTTATTCCATTCATAAATCCCCCCCAAAAAAAAGCACCTTACATATTTGAACGTCTTACAGAAGAGAACGAACATCTTGCACCCTCTTATAACAATTTCCAATAAAGATCTCTTCTATCGGACTCAGTTGGCTTTCTAACAAACTTTATGCTTTTTCTGTCACAAGCCCCAAATTTAATAAAATTTTGTTGTGCTTCTCTAAATGAAACATAATTAGCACCGCACATGTTTCATCTGGGTATTTATATTGATAACCATCATCTTCCCAAAAACAGATTCCATAAATTTCGAAGGTGTCTGGCGGCTCTTCATCTAATGTTTTATAACCACAACAAGGACAGTGAAATTTCACGGCTTCACCTTAATTCAATAAAAGCATCATATAGTTCAATCAGAGTTATTAATTTTTTTCTCTAAGGCCTTTACCCCTCTGATTAACCAATATAAGACTATCCAGGGTAAAACAAATTTTGTAATCCATTCAATTAAAACAAATAAGAAGAAACTTTCCATGTTAAAAAACGGCAGAATTATAAAAAGACCTAATAAAATCGCTCCACAAATAATAAAATTTTTCATTTAAATATCCCCCCTCATAAAGTAAGTACATATTACAAGCAGTTGCATATGTTACGTGGCCACATAAATCGATTGCTCCATTTGTAGGGAATCATTATCCTAATTAACAGATAAATTATCTTCCGCCGCAACCTTTTGCATTAAATGAGCTTTTAACGAACATATTGCTGTGTGATTCCCAATAAATTGTTAATTCTTAAACGCATGAATCTGATAAATTAGGACCTTCATTTTAATAACTCTCCTTATTATTTAAATGAGGAAATTTTAACATTATTATTAAACAAACGCTATTGCTATCAAGTTGCTTAATAAGGAGTAAAAGTTTGTTCTAATTTTGCCTAGTTTATATCTACCAGCATTTTGGGTAAAATACAGTTGTATTCTTACCTGTAGATGGGCAGATAAAATTTTGGAGGGATTTAATATGAAACATTTCACAGAAGAAGAAAAGATAAAGATTTTATCTGATATTATAGCGATTAAATCTATCAATGAAAACGAAATTGAAGTGGCAAATTACCTGAAAGATTTATTTGATGAATACGGCATTAAATCTAAAATTGTTCCAGTTACAGACACTCGTGTTAACTTAGTGGCTGAAATCGGAAGCGGGAGTCCAGTAATTGGCGTTTCTGGTCATATGGATGTCGTTTCTCCTGGTGATGAAAGAGAGTGGACGCAAGATCCGTTCACATTGACAGAAAGAGACGGAAAATTATATGGACGGGGAACAAATGACATGAAAGCAGGTTTAGTAAACCTTGCATTAGTGATAATTGAGCTCAAAGAAAATAATGAACTAAAAAATGGTACGGTTCGTTTTTTGGCAACGACTGGTGAAGAAGTCGGCGGTGCAGGGTCTAAAAAATTATATGAAGAAGGCTATATGGATGATGTGGATTATCTGTGGGTGGCTGAACCTTCTCATGACACGATTATTTACGCCCACAAAGGATCGCTTAACCTCCGGATAACGTCTATTGGTGAAGCTGCACACAGTTCTATGCCTGATCAAGGTTATAATGCGATTAATCCATTAATGGAATATCTCCTGGAATTAGATGAAAACTTGAATGACGATAATCGTAAAAATGAAGTTCTGGGTAAATTGGTTATG
This region of Oceanobacillus sp. FSL K6-2867 genomic DNA includes:
- a CDS encoding ArgE/DapE family deacylase, encoding MKHFTEEEKIKILSDIIAIKSINENEIEVANYLKDLFDEYGIKSKIVPVTDTRVNLVAEIGSGSPVIGVSGHMDVVSPGDEREWTQDPFTLTERDGKLYGRGTNDMKAGLVNLALVIIELKENNELKNGTVRFLATTGEEVGGAGSKKLYEEGYMDDVDYLWVAEPSHDTIIYAHKGSLNLRITSIGEAAHSSMPDQGYNAINPLMEYLLELDENLNDDNRKNEVLGKLVMSTTIFNAGNQVNSVPEKASAEINVRTIREFDNDEVIDLFKTTADKYNKEGSDISVEVTMSLPSVFTAGQSEMVDLAKELGEKYLDLDISVKGSPGVTDASNLLRDKDDNFPFMMFGPGETKMAHKTDEYVYKDYYLAFFDIYKELILGLSK
- a CDS encoding DMT family transporter produces the protein MKQYIGDGMLFITAIVWGSGFVVTAIALEYLSAYQVMAGRFIIAAIILSLLFRKRFQTFTKSIVWKGAILGTILYVGFALQTVGLEYTTPSKNAFLTAVNVVIVPLIAYMVYKRKVDRYETIGSIIAIIGIGFISLQGSMTINIGDALSLACAVAFAFDIFYTNHFVKKEDAISLTIVQFITASIIGVIAVFVQGDIPTIFEKEALYSIIYLAVFSTTIAYVCQNIAFKYTTATKGAIILSLESFFGMILSVLFLHEMLTGRMITGAIFIMAAIFITELKPKLHRKRIIENT